CCACGCCACCGGCGCAATTTGCCACCTGCCCCACGGCTTGTGCATGAGCCTATACCTGCCCTACGTCCTCGAGTTCAATCTGGAGTCGATTCGTGAACCCCTGGGTGAGCTTCTGCTCTACCTTGAAGGGCCGGAAGTCTTCTCCGCAACGCCAGCCAGCCGCCGTGCTGAAGCAAGCATTTCGGCAATTCGAAAGCTGCGGGATGCTCTCTACAAACGATGCCAGTTGCCGCGCACTCTCAAAGAAACCGGTAAAGTGCTGGAAAGTCAGCTGGACCACATTGCCGAGATGGCGCTGGATGATGGGTCAATCATGTTCAACCCGAAAGAGGTTTCGCTGGAAGACGCTCGGACAGTGCTGCGTCGCGCCTGGGCATAATCCTTCGGCCGGGGGCCCTGCCGGCCCCCGAAACTTGCCTGAAACACATAAAATATTGGGTTATTGAATTATATTGATAAAAAAGTAACAATTATGCGCATTCTGGCAGGGATGTAGCCGGGTATGTTATTCAACCGACATCAGAGTCCTGCGCCATGAAAAGCCGACGATCCTGCCGATTGATTTGCTTCGCCAGCCTTGCTTTTTTCCTCATTGGGTTTGTTGCCCTTTCTTCCAGGGCTATGGCTTCTCCCGAAGATAAAACATTCCACCTGAATGTTTCTCCAAACGGCTATCCCCCCTACCTGATTGTGGACGGGGAAACGCCCTCAGGCATTATGTGGGATGCCGTGCTGCTGATTGCAGACCGTCTTGGTTACACCCTGATGGCGGAGAAAATTCCCCGTAAGCGCGTCGATCAAATGCTGCTCGATGGTTACGTTGATGGCACCCCTCGGGCCATAGAATGGACGGAACAACCGGAAAGATTTCTGTTTACAGACCCGATCGTGAACAGTGAAGAAGTATTCTTCATACCTAAAAAATCAGCAGAAAGCTACGAATCTCCGGCGGACCTCTTTTCCAAAACCCTGGTGACGCAGTTGGGCTTCCATTATCCTCCGCTCGAGCCATATTTTTCCGCGGGTACTATTCAGCGCTTCGACGTATCGCGGACTCGGGACATGTTCACCTTCGTACTCCACGGAGACCGCTTTCACGCCGCCGTGGCTGACCGCCTGGTTGGACAGTGGATTCTCCGCAACGAAGGGCTTCAGGACGAGTTCAGGACATCGCGCGAAGTCATCAGCCAATATGGCTTTCGAATCATGGTCACTAAACAATGGGCGGATTTCGTTGAC
This Marinobacter salinus DNA region includes the following protein-coding sequences:
- a CDS encoding substrate-binding periplasmic protein, with translation MICFASLAFFLIGFVALSSRAMASPEDKTFHLNVSPNGYPPYLIVDGETPSGIMWDAVLLIADRLGYTLMAEKIPRKRVDQMLLDGYVDGTPRAIEWTEQPERFLFTDPIVNSEEVFFIPKKSAESYESPADLFSKTLVTQLGFHYPPLEPYFSAGTIQRFDVSRTRDMFTFVLHGDRFHAAVADRLVGQWILRNEGLQDEFRTSREVISQYGFRIMVTKQWADFVDAFNNELARIRKNGELDAILANYR